One stretch of Hevea brasiliensis isolate MT/VB/25A 57/8 chromosome 12, ASM3005281v1, whole genome shotgun sequence DNA includes these proteins:
- the LOC110638612 gene encoding 14-3-3 protein 7: MEKEREQQVYLARLAEQAERYDEMVEAMKKVARLDVELTVEERNLVSVGYKNVIGARRASWRILSSIEQKEEAKGNEQNVKRIKEYRQRVEDELAKICNDILSVIDQHLLPSSTSGESTVFYYKMKGDYYRYLAEFKAGDDRKDAADQSLKAYEAATSTASSDLPPTHPIRLGLALNFSVFYYEILNSSERACHLAKQAFDEAIAELDSLNEESYKDSTLIMQLLRDNLTLWTSDLPEEGGEQAKGDEPQAEK, translated from the exons ATGGAGAAGGAGAGAGAGCAGCAGGTTTACTTGGCTAGGCTTGCAGAGCAAGCCGAGAGATACGATG AGATGGTTGAAGCAATGAAGAAAGTTGCTAGGTTGGATGTAGAATTGACAGTGGAGGAGAGGAATCTGGTTTCTGTTGGGTACAAAAATGTCATTGGAGCAAGAAGGGCATCTTGGCGGATATTGTCTTCCATTGAACAAAAGGAGGAGGCGAAGGGGAATGAACAAAATGTGAAGAGGATAAAGGAGTATCGGCAAAGGGTTGAAGATGAGCTTGCAAAGATCTGCAATGACATATTATCTGTGATTGATCAACATCTTCTTCCCTCCTCCACCTCAGGGGAATCAACTGTTTTTTACTATAAGAT GAAAGGAGACTATTATCGTTATTTGGCTGAGTTTAAAGCTGGTGACGATCGTAAAGACGCTGCGGATCAGTCCCTTAAGGCTTATGAG GCTGCCACCTCTACTGCATCCTCGGACCTACCCCCTACACATCCAATCAGACTTGGCCTGGCTCTGAACTTTTCTGTTTTCTATTATGAGATTTTGAACTCCTCTGAAAG GGCCTGCCACCTGGCCAAACAAGCATTTGATGAAGCAATAGCGGAACTTGATAGCCTCAATGAAGAATCCTACAAGGACAGCACCCTTATCATGCAGCTTCTGAGGGATAATCTCACTTTGTGGACCTCAGATCTGCCAGAGGAGGGAG GCGAGCAAGCTAAAGGTGATGAACCTCAAGCTGAG AAGTAG
- the LOC110638611 gene encoding uncharacterized protein LOC110638611 isoform X1 — protein MSRCFTFSFTEAINWFHRSTFTKLGLRSTITDLEDGTVMHFWVPNSPSHTKPNLLLIHGLGASALWQWGDVIRHFTPYFNVYVPDLVFFGESFTTRPERTESFQAQCVMRVMEANSVHKLSLVGLSYGGFIGYSIAAQYKEAVERVVVCCSGICMEEKDLREGVFRVSDLEEAASILVPLKPDKLRELVGYTFLRPPPVGLIPDCFFIDFIDAMCRDYVEEKKELIRAIPKDRKLSNIPKITQPTLIVWGENDRIFPLELGHRLKRHLGDNAHLAVIKNAGHAFNVEKPKDYIKLLKSFLIDLQLPLETAQLQIF, from the exons ATGTCAAGGTGTTTCACTTTTAGCTTCACAGAAGCGATTAACTGGTTCCATAGGTCCACTTTCACCAAACTGGGTCTCCGATCCACCATCACGGACCTCGAAGATGGCACCGTAATGCACTTCTGGGTTCCCAACTCCCCAtctcacaccaaacccaatctccTACTCATCCATGGCTTAGGCGCCAGTGCATTGTGGCAGTGGGGTGACGTTATCCGTCACTTCACCCCTTATTTCAACGTCTACGTCCCCGACTTAGTTTTCTTCGGCGAGTCGTTCACTACTCGGCCGGAGCGGACCGAGTCGTTCCAAGCACAATGCGTGATGCGGGTTATGGAGGCCAATTCGGTACATAAGCTGAGCTTGGTTGGGCTTAGCTATGGTGGATTTATTGGATACAGTATAGCGGCGCAGTACAAGGAGGCTGTGGAGAGGGTGGTGGTGTGTTGTTCTGGTATTTGTATGGAAGAGAAGGATTTGAGGGAAGGGGTTTTTAGAGTTTCGGATTTGGAGGAGGCTGCAAGTATTTTGGTGCCATTGAAACCAGATAAGCTGAGAGAGTTGGTGGGTTATACGTTTTTAAGGCCTCCTCCTGTGGGATTGATCCCCGATTGCTTCTTCATCGATTTCATTGAC GCAATGTGCAGAGATTATGTGGAAGAGAAAAAAGAATTGATCCGAGCTATTCCTAAAGACAGAAAGCTTTCGAACATTCCCAAGATCACCCAG CCAACGTTGATAGTCTGGGGCGAAAATGATCGAATTTTTCCACTGGAATTGGGTCACAGATTAAAAAG GCATTTGGGGGACAATGCCCATCTGGCAGTTATCAAGAATGCAGGGCACGCCTTCAATGTAGAGAAGCCAAAGGATTATATCAAGCTCTTGAAATCATTCCTAATTGATTTGCAACTTCCCCTAGAGACAGCCCAGCTTCAAATTTTTTAA
- the LOC110638611 gene encoding uncharacterized protein LOC110638611 isoform X2: MSRCFTFSFTEAINWFHRSTFTKLGLRSTITDLEDGTVMHFWVPNSPSHTKPNLLLIHGLGASALWQWGDVIRHFTPYFNVYVPDLVFFGESFTTRPERTESFQAQCVMRVMEANSVHKLSLVGLSYGGFIGYSIAAQYKEAVERVVVCCSGICMEEKDLREGVFRVSDLEEAASILVPLKPDKLRELVGYTFLRPPPVGLIPDCFFIDFIDPTLIVWGENDRIFPLELGHRLKRHLGDNAHLAVIKNAGHAFNVEKPKDYIKLLKSFLIDLQLPLETAQLQIF; encoded by the exons ATGTCAAGGTGTTTCACTTTTAGCTTCACAGAAGCGATTAACTGGTTCCATAGGTCCACTTTCACCAAACTGGGTCTCCGATCCACCATCACGGACCTCGAAGATGGCACCGTAATGCACTTCTGGGTTCCCAACTCCCCAtctcacaccaaacccaatctccTACTCATCCATGGCTTAGGCGCCAGTGCATTGTGGCAGTGGGGTGACGTTATCCGTCACTTCACCCCTTATTTCAACGTCTACGTCCCCGACTTAGTTTTCTTCGGCGAGTCGTTCACTACTCGGCCGGAGCGGACCGAGTCGTTCCAAGCACAATGCGTGATGCGGGTTATGGAGGCCAATTCGGTACATAAGCTGAGCTTGGTTGGGCTTAGCTATGGTGGATTTATTGGATACAGTATAGCGGCGCAGTACAAGGAGGCTGTGGAGAGGGTGGTGGTGTGTTGTTCTGGTATTTGTATGGAAGAGAAGGATTTGAGGGAAGGGGTTTTTAGAGTTTCGGATTTGGAGGAGGCTGCAAGTATTTTGGTGCCATTGAAACCAGATAAGCTGAGAGAGTTGGTGGGTTATACGTTTTTAAGGCCTCCTCCTGTGGGATTGATCCCCGATTGCTTCTTCATCGATTTCATTGAC CCAACGTTGATAGTCTGGGGCGAAAATGATCGAATTTTTCCACTGGAATTGGGTCACAGATTAAAAAG GCATTTGGGGGACAATGCCCATCTGGCAGTTATCAAGAATGCAGGGCACGCCTTCAATGTAGAGAAGCCAAAGGATTATATCAAGCTCTTGAAATCATTCCTAATTGATTTGCAACTTCCCCTAGAGACAGCCCAGCTTCAAATTTTTTAA